One genomic region from Arthrobacter sp. YN encodes:
- a CDS encoding potassium channel family protein, which yields MAHFVIMGCGRVGATLAHTLEDAGHSVAIIDQDERAFRRLRNTFTGRKVTGVGFDRDTLKQAGVEEAYAFAAVSSGDNSNILATRVARETFHVAHVVARIYDPGRAEIYQRLGIPTVAAVRWSADQVLRRILPEQHLAGDYREPSGRLVLAEVDLHEEWIGHSLASIEAASGIRIAFLTRFGEGVLPQAGTAYQEGDTVHAMLSLDKTSEISRILAKAPAKES from the coding sequence GTGGCTCACTTCGTGATCATGGGTTGCGGCCGTGTTGGCGCAACCCTGGCACACACTTTGGAGGATGCCGGCCATTCGGTCGCCATCATCGACCAGGACGAGCGGGCCTTCCGCCGGCTGCGCAACACCTTTACCGGCCGCAAGGTCACGGGGGTGGGTTTCGACAGGGACACGCTCAAGCAGGCCGGTGTGGAAGAGGCCTACGCCTTCGCCGCCGTCTCCAGCGGCGACAACTCGAACATCCTGGCCACCCGCGTGGCCCGCGAGACCTTCCACGTTGCCCACGTCGTGGCACGGATCTACGATCCCGGCCGCGCCGAAATCTACCAACGGCTGGGCATCCCCACGGTGGCAGCCGTCCGATGGAGCGCCGACCAAGTCCTGCGCCGCATTCTTCCGGAGCAGCATTTGGCCGGAGATTACCGTGAGCCCTCAGGCCGGCTCGTGCTGGCCGAAGTGGACCTGCACGAGGAGTGGATTGGCCACAGCCTCGCTTCGATCGAGGCCGCCTCGGGAATCCGCATTGCCTTCCTCACCCGGTTTGGTGAGGGCGTGCTCCCCCAGGCCGGAACGGCATACCAGGAAGGTGATACGGTCCACGCGATGCTGAGCCTGGACAAAACGTCCGAGATCAGCCGGATCCTCGCCAAAGCACCCGCCAAGGAGTCTTAG